A window from Purpureocillium takamizusanense chromosome 3, complete sequence encodes these proteins:
- a CDS encoding Mannosyl-oligosaccharide 1,2-alpha-mannosidase (EggNog:ENOG503PC3A~SECRETED:SignalP(1-26~SECRETED:cutsite=GQG-SW~SECRETED:prob=0.6025)~CAZy:GH47~COG:G), with protein MLRRRYRPFVVCAVVIVFLLYRAGQGSWDRQPSPGVRPPPLAPKPAPVDDQVQPVPPPPQPQQPLDNKKKPKPDERPTQSTPVQQEDRDDDERLPIQVPTLKDDQKAKPTSQPTSLAPEADEIPQDHATKIPRPGKNSGEEPLRWKNPPKDSTIDAPAGEKKVHWTRPDEHFPLPKASIITLPTGTPKTLPKIQYNFGTESEPARAKRLARQAKVKAELERSWSGYKKHAWMHDELSPVSGKYRDPFCGWAATLVDSLDTLWIAGLKDEFDEAAKAVKDIDFTYTHRQEIPVFETTIRYLGGLIAAYDVSGGAEGSHAFLLDKAQELAEVLMGIFDTPNRMPVLYYQWRPKYASQPHMAGRVGVAELGTLSMEFTRLAQLTGQHKYYDAIDRITNALIDLQKRGTLIPGLFPESLDASGCNRSATALRDSMSQAAKDQVDAAQRLDEPQGYGAVHDESGPTLNSVLDINRSRQRASSADDKLHRRAVAAAGPDGRKPPADVSRAATSKSVNGPLAANGEKAPWDCVPQGLVPSSHVYQNYHVGGGQDSTYEYFPKEYQLLGGRESKYRKLYEDSADAIKEWLLFRPMLTGDWDVMFPAKVNTLGNPSKDLTPEYEVTHLSCFVGGMFGLGGKLFGRDKDIELAKMLADGCVWAYQMMPAKIMPEYSHVAPCPSLEKCEFNETRWYEYLDPSKEWRDEQVRAWEEEQAELKRSQKKVVNSREPFDGESESSSSAESSSSALNKRATVPAQGQTKQLTLEEGSKLPESLRKKLGQTSGTAKEPTKVTGDEDDIDSGRSQDQDAKDNEKDATKGATQDSKLLDNIPSIPEQQADRPRTQADYDTSERPTSHEEWVQRKLERDKLPKGFTLIRSPSYILRPEAIESVWYMYRITGDPTWMDKGWAMFEATVRATRTAMANSAITDVLAKEPALKDEMESFWIAETLKYYYLLFSEPSVISLDEWVLNTEAHPFKL; from the exons ATGTTGAGGCGCCGCTACCGGCCTTTTGTCGTCTGTGCCGTCGTGATCGTCTTCCTGCTATACCGCGCTGGGCAGGGCTCGTGGGATCGCCAGCCGTCCCCGGGGGTCCGGCCCCCGCCTCTTGCCCCGAAGCCGGCACCCGTCGACGACCAAGTccagcccgtgccgccgccgccgcagcctcaaCAACCGCTTGACAACAAGAAGAAACCCAAACCCGACGAACGGCCGACGCAATCAACCCCAGTTCAGCAGGAGGAtcgggacgacgacgagcggctgCCGATTCAGGTCCCAACGCTGAAGGATGACCAAAAGGCAAAGCCCACCTCCCAGCCAACTTCACTTGCGCCGGAGGCCGACGAGATTCCTCAAGATCATGCAACAAAGATCCCTCGCCCGGGGAAAAacagcggcgaggagcccTTGCGCTGGAAGAATCCCCCCAAGGACTCCACAATCGATGCGCCTGCGGGGGAGAAAAAGGTGCATTGGACCAGGCCCGACGAGCACTTTCCCCTGCCCAAGGCGtccatcatcaccctccCGACCGGTACACCCAAGACGCTGCCCAAGATACAGTACAATTTCGGCACGGAGTCGGAGCCCGCCAGGGCGAAgcggctcgcccgccaggcaaaggtcaaggccgagctcgagcgctCCTGGTCCGGCTACAAAAAGCACGCTTGGATGCACGATGAACTGTCTCCTGTTTCAGGCAAGTACCGCGACCCGTTCTGCGGCTGGGCGGCCACTTTGGTCGACTCGCTCGACACGCTCTGGATCGCCGGCCTGAAGGATGAGtttgacgaggccgccaaggccgtcaaggacattGACTTTACCTACACGCATCGCCAAGAGATCCCCGTCTTCGAGACCACCATCCGCTACCTCGGCGGCTTGATCGCCGCCTACGACGTCAGCGGGGGTGCCGAGGGCAGTCACGCCTTTCTCCTCGACAAGGCccaggagctggccgaggtaCTCATGGGCATCTTCGACACGCCAAACAGGATGCCTGTTCTATACTACCAATGGAGGCCCAAGTATGCCTCCCAACCACACATGGCAGGAcgggtcggcgtcgccgagctgggcaCCCTGTCGATGGAATTCACGCGCCTGGCCCAACTCACCGGCCAGCACAAGTActacgacgccatcgaccgCATCACGAACGCCCTGATCGACCTGCAGAAGCGGGGCACACTGATCCCGGGTCTGTTTCCCGAGTCACTGGACGCGTCGGGCTGCAACCGGTCAGCAACCGCCCTGCGCGACTCCATGagccaggccgccaaggaccAGGTGGAcgcagcgcagcgtctcgacgAGCCCCAAGGATACGGCGCCGTTCATGACGAAAGCGGACCGACTCTCAACTCCGTGCTCGATATCAACCGGAGCAGGCAGCGTGCTTCATCTGCAGACGACAAACTCCATCGCCGAGCGGTCGCCGCTGCAGGTCCTGACGGTCGCAAGCCCCCGGCCGATGTCTCGAGAGCCGCCACGAGCAAGTCAGTGAATGGGCCCCTGGCGGCAAACGGCGAAAAGGCCCCGTGGGACTGTGTGCCGCAAGGGCTGGTGCCTTCGAGCCACGTATATCAAAACTATcacgtgggcggcggccaggactCGACCTACGAGTACTTCCCCAAA GAGTATCAATTACTCGGTGGCCGAGAGTCCAAGTACCGGAAGCTGTACGAGGATTCTGCTGACGCGATCAAGGAGTGGCTTCTCTTCCGCCCCATGCTGACTGGCGACTGGGACGTCATGTTCCCTGCCAAGGTTAACACGCTGGGCAATCCCTCGAAAGACCTAACGCCCGAGTACGAGGTGACGCACCTGAGCTGCTTCGTTGGTGGCATGTtcgggctcggcgggaaGCTGTTTGGTCGGGACAAGGACATTGAGCTGGCCAAAATGCTGGCGGACGGCTGCGTGTGGGCATATCAGATGATGCCCGCCAAAATCATGCCCGAGTACTCGCACGTCGCGCCGTGTCCCTCGCTGGAAAAGTGCGAGTTCAACGAGACGCGGTGGTACGAGTACCTGGATCCGTCCAAGGAATGGCGAGACGAGCAGGTTCGAGCCTGGGAAGAGGAACAAGCAGAACTCAAGCGATCTCAGAAGAAAGTCGTCAACAGTCGGGAGCCTTTCGATGGCGAAAGTGAAAGTAGTAGTTCCGCAGagtcttcttcttccgcgCTCAACAAAAGGGCCACTGTACCGGCGCAGGGCCAGACGAAGCAATTGACTCTCGAAGAGGGGTCAAAGCTTCCCGAGTCGCTGCGAAAGAAACTCGGCCAGACCAGCGGCACTGCCAAAGAACCCACCAAGGTTAcgggagacgaggacgataTAGACTCTGGGCGATCACAGGACCAGGACGCCAAAGACAACGAGAAGGACGCCACCAAGGGCGCAACACAGGACTCGAAGCTTCTTGACAACATTCCCTCCATTCCTGAACAGCAGGCTGACCGGCCGAGGACGCAAGCCGACTACGACACATCCGAGCGCCCGACGTCTCATGAGGAATGGGTTCAACGGAAGCTGGAGAGAGACAAGCTTCCGAAGGGGTTCACGTTGATTCGATCACCCTCATATATTCTCAG gcccgaggccatcgagtCCGTGTGGTACATGTACCGCATCACAGGGGACCCGACATGGATGGACAAGGGTTGGGCCATGTTCGAAGCCACAGTCagggcgacgcggacggccATGGCTAACAGCGCCATCACCGACGTGCTAGCCAAGGAGCcggcgctcaaggacgagatGGAGAGCTTCTGGATCGCCGAGACGCTCAAGTATTACTACCTGCTGTTTTCGGAGCCGAGCGTCATAAGCTTGGATGAGTGGGTGCTTAACACGGAAGCGCACCCGTTCAAATTGTGA
- a CDS encoding uncharacterized protein (COG:S~TransMembrane:4 (i21-48o148-173i194-215o248-271i)~EggNog:ENOG503NZZ8) has translation MASGSSSSHRAMPRFQVGWYRFIPFLGYHHVLMILIAVAIILLSLLLAGCSSSSPLIPDIFLLSLYYQRYQAVPDTAQVDYNVHTAIENIAGGASLQARVGYFGICVNPDGGSWLCSNNATALAKEVSVDQDPLNLIWLASQFKDMIVFPYLIIIAIIFAFLCLLLLATFPGWHEEEDSEGSEREVKPFPSRPVSQIALAIIFISSIFVLVSVLWQHTASVAASVIAQDFGNGAVKSGVGTSAMVMGWFSFALLIVVTIGLLVMILSIRVLSGMMRN, from the exons ATGGCCAGCGGGAGCTCCAGCTCACATCGCGCGATGCCTCGTTTCCAAGTTGGCTGGTACC GGTTCATACCGTTCCTCGGGTACCACCATGTGTTGATGATTCtcatcgccgtggccatCATCCTGCTGTCACTTCTGCTCGCTGGGtgctcatcctcatcaccCCTTATACCGGACATCTTCCTCCTGTCGCTCTACTACCAACGGTATCAAGCCGTGCCGGATACGGCTCAGGTCGACTACAACGTCCACACCGCCATCGAGAAcattgccggcggcgccagcctcCAGGCCCGCGTCGGGTACTTTGGCATCTGTGTCAACCCTGATGGCGGATCATGGCTATGCAGCAATAACGCTActgcgctggccaaggaggtgTCGGTCGATCAGGACCCCCTCAACCTTATCTGGCTGGCATCGCAGTTTAAGGACATGATTGTCTTTCCGTACCTGAT catcatcgccatcatcttTGCCTTTCTCTGCCTTCTCCTGCTGGCCACGTTCCCCGGCTGgcacgaggaggaggactcaGAGGGCTCCGAGCGCGAGGTCAAGCCCTTCCCGTCGCGGCCCGTCTCGCAaatcgccctcgccatcatcttcatctcgTCCATCTTCGTCCTTGTTTCCGTCCTGTGGCAGCACACAGCCTCGGTCGCCGCGTCCGTCATCGCGCAGGACTTTGGCAACGGCGCGGTAAAGAGCGGCGTGGGGACCAGTGCCATGGTCATGGGCTGGTTCTCGTTTgcgctcctcatcgtcgttACCATTGGCTTGCTTGTCATGATATTGAGCATACGCGTGCTGAGCGGCATGATGCGAAATTGA